The Porites lutea chromosome 11, jaPorLute2.1, whole genome shotgun sequence genome includes a region encoding these proteins:
- the LOC140952651 gene encoding uncharacterized protein: MIWERTLRQQNMGGLPVFLNLSFEEICHQASQDGKIIVLVIMSYQGSDSHLARLLNGIPEANDVYFWLGMAESINGRQVKQKFGDNNKDSEVFVVAPSTAPLNPVLVDRFSGQSLQDVRGMREAIERGEAALGSLRSDRDREYQRRDLLLQQKKELDESLRRDKEKKNEKENIHEKEKGETCEQEDDETRTSERAVREARHNRVFNEDKSGWHVIVKMLNGKRISRLYIKNESCFQAVYDWVGYPDGRPLFFTLHRGPC, translated from the exons ATGATCTGGGAGAGAACCCTCAGGCAACAGAACATGGGAGGTTTGCCCGTGTTTTTGAATCTGTCTTTTGAAGAG ATATGCCATCAAGCTTCCCAAGATGGAaagataattgttttagtgaTAATGTCATATCAAGGAAGTGATAGTCATCTCGCAAG GCTTCTGAATGGCATCCCCGAAGctaatgatgtttatttttggTTGGGGATGGCAGAGTCAATAAATGGAAGACAAG tgaaacaaaaatttgGGGACAACAATAAAGATTCTGAGGTGTTTGTTGTTGCCCCCTCGACAGCACCTCTGAATCCAGTTCTTGTGGATCGCTTCTCAG GGCAGTCCCTTCAGGATGTAAGAGGGATGAGAGAAGCAATAGAGAGGGGAGAGGCAGCATTGGGCTCACTAAGATCCGACCG TGACAGAGAATATCAGAGAAGAGACCTTCTCCTGCAACAGAAGAAGGAGCTGGATGAATCGTTGAGGAGGGACAAAGAGAAGAAG aATGAAAAGGAGAACATTCATGAG aaGGAAAAAGGGGAGACTTGTGAG CAAGAAGATGATGAGACTAGAACTAGTGAG cGGGCTGTAAGAGAGGCAAGGCACAATAGGGTGTTCAACGAAGACAAAAGTGGTTGGCATGTTATTGTGAAAATGCTGAATGGTAAGCGCATTAGCCGCTTATACATCAAGAACGAATCATGTTTTCAG gcaGTCTATGACTGGGTTGGCTACCCGGATGGCCGGCCCCTCTTTTTTACCCTGCATAGAGGACCCTGTTGA